The Sorangiineae bacterium MSr11954 DNA segment GTGGCGCTCCAAGGCCGACGTCGTGCTGGAGGCGCTCACCGAGGAGGCCCGCGTCGCGATCGTCGATCGGGACTCGAACGATCTGGAGAGCGATCTCGGCGCCTTTCTCAAGGCGACCTTTCGCCTCTTGAACCCCCCGCGAGCGCTCGGCCCCGTCATGAGCGGGCTGATGGCCGAGGCTCAGCTCGATCCCGCGTTCGGCGCGCGGTTCGGCGATTACATCGCATGGCGGCGCAAGAGCCTCGGCGCCATCTTTCAGCGCGCCGCCGAGCGGAACGAGCTCTCAGCCGACGCCGACATCGAGCTCCTGGTCGATATGGTCTTCGGGGCCATGTGGTACCGGCTCCTCTTGGACCGGCCCATCAGCCCGAAGTTTGCCACGTCCCTGGCGCGCACTGCCACGCGTGCGGCGCGCGCGCAAAAGAGCTGAAGCGCTGATCTTCGCTAAAACGCGCCCTCGAGGCCGAACCCCTTGGTGTCGGAGAACACCATGGGCACCGGGCGGATGAAGCCCGTGGTCGGCGCCTTTTCGGCGCTGGCGTTCTTCTTCTTGGCGACGAAAAACCAGACGCCACCGAAGACGGCGCCTGCGATCCCCACGCCAAGGGCGATGTTGCCGACGGTGGCGTTGGTGTCGACCTTGTCGTTGTTGTCGCGCAGTGAGTTGCAGGTTGCACCGAATCGCGCGATGACCGTGGGATCGGTCGATACGCACGTGCCGCGCGTTCCGCCGTTCTTCGTGATGTCCGCCGCGGCTTCGTCGGCCGCGTCCTGGGCGCTCTTTTTGAAGAAGTAGAACGCCACCGCCGTGGCGAGACCGGCCGCGCCCACGCCGAAGCCAACATAGGCGGGCACCAGCGACATGCGACCGGTGGTCGTGTCTCTCTTCGGCTCCTCGGTGATCTGCGCGCCGGGCGCCCCGCTGTCCGGCGGAGCATCGAGCTGCGGCGGTGTGGCGGCGGCGGGCGGCGGTTGCGAGGGAGGTGGCGTGGTGGGCACCGGCGCCGGAACGGGGGCGGCGGCCGGTTGCTCGGCGGGCGGGGCGAAGAGGATCTTCAGCTTGTCGCCCGGGCCCGGGGTGACGCTCT contains these protein-coding regions:
- a CDS encoding TetR/AcrR family transcriptional regulator codes for the protein METERPKVGRKRSEAARKAILRASLELLRERGYGKVTVDAIAERAGVGKQTMYRWWRSKADVVLEALTEEARVAIVDRDSNDLESDLGAFLKATFRLLNPPRALGPVMSGLMAEAQLDPAFGARFGDYIAWRRKSLGAIFQRAAERNELSADADIELLVDMVFGAMWYRLLLDRPISPKFATSLARTATRAARAQKS